AGACGGACGTCGTCACCGTTGGTGCCGACGGCACGGACGTCGTCGCCCGCGAGGAGGGTCTTGTCTCCGAAATCGAGAGCGCCGTCTCCATCTCGACGCCAAGGTGGTCGGTCGAGACAAGGGTACCACTCCCCGGCCAGCACCAGGCGACGAACGCCGGTATCGCGGCAGCGTTGGCCGAGCAGGTGGCGAGCGTCGAACCGGAGACGCTCGCGCGCGGCCTCCGGAGTGCGCACTGGCCCGGCCGCTTCGAGATCATGTCGACGGAGCCGCTCGTCGTCCTTGACGGCGCGCACAACCCAGGTGCCTGCGAGACGATTGCGACGCTCGTCGACCGCTACGAGTTCGACGACCTTCACCTCGTCTTTGGCGCGATGCGAGAGAAGGACCACGAGACCATGGCGGAGGCGCTGACGCCCGCTGAGACGGTGCTCCTCTGCGAGCCAGCCGTCGACCGAGCCGAGGACGTCGATGCACTCGCGACGGTGTTCGACGGCCGCGCTCGGCGCGTCGACCGCATCGACTCCGTCCACGAGGCGGTTCATCGAGCACTGTCGAGGGCCGACCCCGACGACTGCGTGCTCGTCACCGGGTCGCTGTACGTCGTGGCCGAAGCGCGCGACCGGTGGATTAGCCGTCCGATTCCGATGGGAACTCGCCCATATAGATATCTCGATTCGAGACAGATAGGTAGCGACGTCAGTGACAGTACCGCAGCGGTCATCGCCGAATCGGCGGATAGTCGGACGATGAAAGTACCGCTGCGCGAACCGCAGGCCGAGCACGTCAAGCACATATTCGAATCGATCGGCGGCTCGTGTCTGCTCTCGACACAGGGACGGTCCGGTCGACGCGTTACGGCCGTCCTCTCCGGGACAGTCTCTCAGTTTCGCGCTCTCGCCGACGCATTGCCGGACGGCAAGCTCGGGTTAGCGACCGTCTCGACTCAGCTCGCTCGCGCCGTCGACGGCGGCAGTCGGAACCGACAGCGGTGGAGCGATGGGACAGCGGTGATGGGCGTTCTGAACGTCACTCCGGACAGTTTCTACGATGGGGGCGTCTACGACCAAGTTTCGGCGGCCGTCGAACGAGCCAACGAGATGGTCGCCGCGGGCGCAGATATCGTCGACGTCGGCGGCGAGAGCACGCGCCCCGGGGCCGAGCCAATTACGGCCGCGGAGGAGATCGACCGCGTCGTGCCGGTCGTCGAACGCCTCACAGACCTTAACGTCCCCATCTCGGTCGATACGAGGAAGGCGGCGGTCGCTGACGCGGCCCTCGAGGCAGGTGCGAATATCGTCAACGACGTTTCCGGACTCGACGACCCCGAGATGCGGTTCGTCGCGGCCGACCACGACGCGTCGCTCGTCATTACGCACAGCCTTGACGCACCTGTCGCACCCGACCGCCGCGTCGAGTACGACGACGTCGTCGAGGATGTGCGTTCGGAGCTCCAGGAGACGCTGCTGCTCGCCGAACGAGCGGGTCTCGACCGCAGCCAGCTCATCGTTGACCCCGGACTCGGGTTTGGAAAGCGTCCTGACGAGTGTTTCGAACTACTGGACAGAGTGGATGAGTTCCGGGCGCTTGACTGCCCGATACTGGTCGGTCACTCGCGGAAATCGATGTTCGAACGTGTCGGTTCTGCCCCCGGCGACCGCCTGCCGCCGACGTTGGCGGTGACCACGATGGCGGCCGAACGCGGTGTGGACGTGGTCAGAGTCCACGACGTCGCCGAGAACGCTGCTGCGCTTCGGACGGTCCGCGCGACGCTCGGCCGGGGGACATCGACGTAATCTACATCGGTTTCGAGAACGAGAGAACGGGTCGCACACTACACGTCGGTAGTCAACTGCTACGATTCGGCGGTAAACGTCGCCGTCGAAATTGTCGGATAGGTCTCAGCGAGTTCCGTTGCCTCCTCGGGGAGGACGGCGGCGACGACGTACGTGGCGTGCATCTCGAAGTAGTCCACCAGCCCCTGAATTCGCTCGGCATCAAGCATCTCGACGGCGTCGACGACGACGATTGGGAGTTCGCTCGCGACGTCGTGGGCGAGATAGCCCGCGAAGGCGACGACGAGACCGATGACCTCCCGTTCACTTTTGCTCAGACTCTCGAGTGTGTCCTCATAGGCAGTGCCGTCCCCGCTAGTCCGGACGACGTGGAGTTCGAACTCTGTCTCCGATGGTGTCTCGTCGCTCCCTGTGAGTCGCTCAATCCAGACGCGTTCGACGTTCTCGTACTCCAGCCTGTCGAGTACTCGTTGCATCGCTTCGTTGAACGTCGTGACCAGCTCGCGTTCGAGTGACTCTATTCGCTCTCGCTGCTCCCGAAGTCGGGACGCAACGGAGTCTCGCTCGGTTTCGACGTCGTCCCGCCGTTCGAGATTCGACCGGAGGCGTTCGATCTCCGCCTCGATGTCTGCGAGTTCGTTCTCTCGCTGTCCTCGCTCGTACTCGAGGTCGGCGACGTCGTCGTATCGGTCGAGCAGTGCATCGTCACGCCCGTCGACCGTCTTCGCCTCCTCCGTGAGGCGGTCAACTTCGTCGTCGAGGGCCGCCTTCCGCTGGCGAAGCTCCGACAGCCGTCCCTCTCGACGTTCGATCTCAACTTCGAGGGACTGTTCGTCGGCCGCGAGCTGATCTCGCTCCGCCTGTCGCTCCTCGACCTCCTGTTTCTGCTCTTCGAGGGCCCGAATTTGCTCGGAGATTACCTCCCGCTGATCGCGCTTCTCTTGCAGTATGTCACGGACAGTACTAACCTGTTTGGCGATTTCCCCCCGTTCGACGGCGGTACCGCACGTCCAGCAGGTCACAGTCCGTGAGGTTGGGTCGAGTTCAGCGACGATCTCGTCAGACTTCATCTCTCTGGGGATTTCCTCCCCGTCATCCAACAATTGCGCGTTCATCTCGACGATTGGACTCAACGCGTTGATGGTGGTCGTCAGCTGCTGTTTCTGGTGGTGTAACTGCTCTATTTCGGTGCCGAGCGAGTCGACGTCTGCTTCCGAGTTGGCCGGGTCGAGGTGCGCTCGCTGGTCGATCACCTCCTCCAGTTCGGTCTCGAGCGATCGAATTGCTTCCCGTTGTGTTCGTATCTGGTCTCGTACTTTCTCCCGCTTCGCGCGGGTTTCGTTGAGTTCATCGAACACGTCGTCTTCGCCGGACGCCGGCTCCTGTGATTCGATCTCCGACCGTACTTGCCGTAGCGACGCCTCGACGTCCTCTAGTTCGGCTCGTACGTTCTCCGCGCGCGCCCGGATCCCCGGAAGCCGATCCTCCATCTTGTCGAACTCGGTGAGCTGTCCGTCAAGTTCGCGTTTTCGCTCGCTGAGACGTTCGATATTCGCCTCGATTTCTGCGGTGTCGACCGGACGCATCAGCAGTTCGTAGAGGTCACCGTCTGCAAGGATACTTCGCCGAATCGGGTTCGTTTCACCCAACGCAACAAATAATTCGCAGAGATTCGAGCGCTCTGACAGGCGCTTCGCGTCCGTAACCACGTTTCTTCCATCTCGGTTTTCGACCTCCAGATAGTACTCTTCATCGCCGCTGCGGAGAGTGACGGTCCCGCGCTCGGCGTCACTCTTGACAGGGGGTGTCGGACCACCGAGTACGCCGACGACTCCGCGGAGGAACGACGATTTATTCGATGCGTTCGACCCAGAGAGCAGCGTCACACCCGGTGAGAGAGACAGCTCTCCTTGAGAGATTCCGCCGAGGTTCTGAATGGTGACGTATAACTCCCCGAGCGAGCGCTCGATGTCGGAATTAGCGTTATTCAGTGACATGGTATCGAGGACGCCTTCGCGGGCGATTCATCGTGGGTTTGTCTCGACAGTATTTAACTTGTATCACTTCCACTCGGTTGTCGGCTCTCGACGGTACCGACGGTGCGGCAGACTCACCGTTCTTGGCACGAGCAGCGGCCACGGTCTACCAGCCGAGCAAACGTGTACTCCTCTCCGCACTCTGAGCAACCGACCCGCAGACTCAGCGTCACGTCAGGGTCACCGATCGTCAGTTCTCCGGCGTTAGAGAGTCGTTCGATAGTTCGTCCAGTTATCGCTTCCGTTCGGGAGAGGAGTTTGAACACCGTGTTCTTCGCTTCGGAGCGCTCGATACGAGTCTTGCGGGCCGTCTTGACGCCCAGACACTGGTTAAGGTGCGTCCGGATCGTCTGATAGCTCACGAAATCATCCTCGACTGACTTGGGGTCGACCCCGTTCCGTTCGAGGCGTGAACGGACATCGACTTTTGTCCCGGCGCTCACATCATCATCGGTGTAGAGCCGGTAGATGTTTTCAACCTCTCCGTCGAGTGGATCGATTCCGGCTTCCCGCATCGCTGCCTCGAGCACCTGTTGATTGTAGTACGACTCGAGATTGCGGAGACTCGTCCCTGCTTTTCGCTGCTCAAGAAGCGCATCGTCGAGCGAATCGAGGCCCCACTTCTGAATTCCCGTGCCGACCTTGCAGGTCGATTCAGTCTTGTCCGACATTGACTCCGCCACGAGCTGTGCTCACTCCCAATTCCTCCCGTATTGGACCATCGCTAGCTACTAGTTTATGGCATCGAAACCATATATTTATGGCGGTACCCGTAGCTGGTATAGAGATATGTTCAATCAGTTGCAGAAATGGGCGGCTTCGGGGGCGGACCGGTCAACAGCTTCGAGACAGCCGACCGAGAAACCGCTGCAGATTTCACCGAGCAAATGACCATAACGGTCAAAGCCTACATCAGACACGACGATCTCGCACTCGTTCCGACGCTTCGACAGTCCGAAGACGTGTCCATCGAAGTGCTAATGCAGGCGAACACCGACCCGGACTCCAACGTTTTTCCCTTTCTCATCAGACACGACGACCGCCACGAGCTTGAATCATGTCTCGAGTCGGACCCTACCGTCGAGGATTACGAACTTGTCGACGAAGGTGACGGCATACACACCTATTACATCAAGCACACACCGGATACAGAGCTCCTAAGTCCAATCGTGATGACCGCCAACGGGTTCATGCTACACGCGGAGACGAAATCCGACGGTTGGCTCGTCAAACTCCAGCTCCCGGATCGAGAAGCGCTCAACACGGTCTGGAAGTACACCGAGGAGAACAATATCTACTTCGACATCACTGAAGTATACAGTAACAGCGGTGGTGAGTCGAACGTCTCGTACGGACTGACGGACGAACAGACAGAGGCGCTGAAGGTCGCGTTCAAGTGCGGCTACTTCAGTGAACCGCGTGAAATGACGCTCAGTGAAGTCGCCGACGAAGTCGGGGTCTCCTCGACTGCGATGAGCGGCCGGCTGCGGCGAGGGATGCGGAACCTAATATCTGCTGCGCTCATGGACGACGATGAGATCGAATCCCGATAGCGGGCGGTGCCGACGGGTCGAAACTCATCCTAACCTCTCCGCCTCGATATTATAAACAATTTCAGAATTTCTATTTCTATTTTGATATTCACTACAGCGTTAAAATGGGTTATTTAGCGCCGCGATGGTTTTTGGTCAGAATAACTACAACGGTAGTACTGTTTCGTGCGCGGTTTCGCGTTATCGTATGGTTAGGTCTGATTCTCCGAAATTATCAGAATCGAGGATGTTGTTTCGACTCGATTATTTATACATCTGGCATATTCCCCCCAAATCGTCATGGTGATGTTTTACCATGATAGATTATGAGTAGCACGGTTAATTCACCGTCTGAACGCCGAACCCATCATCTACGCCACGAATGGGGCGTAGACGGGCAAATTAGCGATAGAATCATCCGAGCTATCGCGGAGTACGAAGACAACCGACCAGAGGACCTTCCAGGTCTGGAGACGCGCATTAACCCTGAAGCGCTCAACACTGCCTTCGAAACCGAAGAAAGCAGCGGTTGCACAGCAGGTTGCATCACGTTCTCGTACTACGGATACACCGTCCTCGTCCAGAGCACCGGCCATATTCTCATCAAGAAGAACTAACGGAACCATCAATCGTGTCCTGACACATTGACCATACTTCGTCTCCTCTTGAAAACCCGAAATCCACCAAATTGATGGATTTGTTTATCGATCCGTGTCTCTGTTCGCACCGACAAAGTCGCCTCTAAGCTACAGAACAAACGAATTATCATGCTCTTTTCCCTGGTTTAGACAACAAATAGGTCCACAGCGTAGTACAGTACCTCCAGTTCTAATCTTGGGATTGTTCCATTTCGTCTCGTCACATCTCCTCTGGTAGTACAGTGGCCCTGTGGTCGGACAAACGGATCATACTTGGTGCACATTATGAAGCAGTCATATTTCGAGAGAGTTGGCGCTACTTGCGGGACTAACGCTTCTCTCGGTGGGCTTCATCATCCGCGTTATTACGACGCCAGTTCCGGAAACGAACCAACGTAGCGAGACAGCCAGTGCGAGCCTGGCTACCTAACGAAGAGATGAATAACCGCAACAACAAATCGAAAATCATGACACTGGAAGACGATGCACGAGAGTATCACCGGCGTTCCCCGCCGGGCAAGGTAGAGATATCGACGACGAAGTCGACGAACACCCAGCGCGACCTCTCGCTTGCGTACTCACCGGGGGTCGCAGCACCGTGTCGCGACATCGCCGAGAATCCCGAGCAGGCGTACGACTACACCGTGAAGGGCAACCTCGTCGGTGTCGTCTCGAACGGCTCGGCCGTTCTCGGCCTCGGTAACATCGGTGCACAAGCCTCAAAACCAGTGATGGAGGGGAAAGGCGTCTTGTTCAAGCGCTTCGCCGACATCGACGTGTTCGACGTCGAACTCGACCTTGATGACCCCGACGCGTTCACGCAGGCCCTCGCGGCGATGGAACCGACATTCGGTGGCATCAACCTCGAAGACATCAAAGCACCGGAGTGTTTCGCGATCGAGTCGGAACTGTCGGAACAGATGGATATCCCCGTGTTCCACGACGACCAGCACGGTACTGCCATCATCTCCGGGGCTGCACTGCAGAACGCCGTCGACATCGTGGGCAAGGAACTCTCAGACCTCCACGTCACCTTCGCGGGCGCGGGCGCGGCGGCAACGGCAACC
The sequence above is drawn from the Haloprofundus salinisoli genome and encodes:
- a CDS encoding HalOD1 output domain-containing protein — its product is MSSTVNSPSERRTHHLRHEWGVDGQISDRIIRAIAEYEDNRPEDLPGLETRINPEALNTAFETEESSGCTAGCITFSYYGYTVLVQSTGHILIKKN
- the rdfA gene encoding rod-determining factor RdfA, whose translation is MSDKTESTCKVGTGIQKWGLDSLDDALLEQRKAGTSLRNLESYYNQQVLEAAMREAGIDPLDGEVENIYRLYTDDDVSAGTKVDVRSRLERNGVDPKSVEDDFVSYQTIRTHLNQCLGVKTARKTRIERSEAKNTVFKLLSRTEAITGRTIERLSNAGELTIGDPDVTLSLRVGCSECGEEYTFARLVDRGRCSCQER
- the folP gene encoding dihydropteroate synthase produces the protein MEYHESVEYLESLQRSRPKLGTETTRRLLSELGSPHRDIDCVQIAGSNGKGSTACMLERVLREAGLDVGLYTSPDLNDLRERIRVNGRTIPRARVSEFVKEVTGSIEQLRAENDAPTYFEVLTALAFSHFNSEAVDVAVLEVGIGGRYDATSVIDPVAGAVTNVTLEHTDILGDTVEAIARDKAQVAPSEAPLVTGANGTALETIRAETDVVTVGADGTDVVAREEGLVSEIESAVSISTPRWSVETRVPLPGQHQATNAGIAAALAEQVASVEPETLARGLRSAHWPGRFEIMSTEPLVVLDGAHNPGACETIATLVDRYEFDDLHLVFGAMREKDHETMAEALTPAETVLLCEPAVDRAEDVDALATVFDGRARRVDRIDSVHEAVHRALSRADPDDCVLVTGSLYVVAEARDRWISRPIPMGTRPYRYLDSRQIGSDVSDSTAAVIAESADSRTMKVPLREPQAEHVKHIFESIGGSCLLSTQGRSGRRVTAVLSGTVSQFRALADALPDGKLGLATVSTQLARAVDGGSRNRQRWSDGTAVMGVLNVTPDSFYDGGVYDQVSAAVERANEMVAAGADIVDVGGESTRPGAEPITAAEEIDRVVPVVERLTDLNVPISVDTRKAAVADAALEAGANIVNDVSGLDDPEMRFVAADHDASLVITHSLDAPVAPDRRVEYDDVVEDVRSELQETLLLAERAGLDRSQLIVDPGLGFGKRPDECFELLDRVDEFRALDCPILVGHSRKSMFERVGSAPGDRLPPTLAVTTMAAERGVDVVRVHDVAENAAALRTVRATLGRGTST
- a CDS encoding helix-turn-helix domain-containing protein encodes the protein MTITVKAYIRHDDLALVPTLRQSEDVSIEVLMQANTDPDSNVFPFLIRHDDRHELESCLESDPTVEDYELVDEGDGIHTYYIKHTPDTELLSPIVMTANGFMLHAETKSDGWLVKLQLPDREALNTVWKYTEENNIYFDITEVYSNSGGESNVSYGLTDEQTEALKVAFKCGYFSEPREMTLSEVADEVGVSSTAMSGRLRRGMRNLISAALMDDDEIESR
- a CDS encoding archaea-specific SMC-related protein, with translation MSLNNANSDIERSLGELYVTIQNLGGISQGELSLSPGVTLLSGSNASNKSSFLRGVVGVLGGPTPPVKSDAERGTVTLRSGDEEYYLEVENRDGRNVVTDAKRLSERSNLCELFVALGETNPIRRSILADGDLYELLMRPVDTAEIEANIERLSERKRELDGQLTEFDKMEDRLPGIRARAENVRAELEDVEASLRQVRSEIESQEPASGEDDVFDELNETRAKREKVRDQIRTQREAIRSLETELEEVIDQRAHLDPANSEADVDSLGTEIEQLHHQKQQLTTTINALSPIVEMNAQLLDDGEEIPREMKSDEIVAELDPTSRTVTCWTCGTAVERGEIAKQVSTVRDILQEKRDQREVISEQIRALEEQKQEVEERQAERDQLAADEQSLEVEIERREGRLSELRQRKAALDDEVDRLTEEAKTVDGRDDALLDRYDDVADLEYERGQRENELADIEAEIERLRSNLERRDDVETERDSVASRLREQRERIESLERELVTTFNEAMQRVLDRLEYENVERVWIERLTGSDETPSETEFELHVVRTSGDGTAYEDTLESLSKSEREVIGLVVAFAGYLAHDVASELPIVVVDAVEMLDAERIQGLVDYFEMHATYVVAAVLPEEATELAETYPTISTATFTAES